gacatggttttatgtttttgcGGCGCGATGCAACGCAACACATAAAAAGATAGTATAAgtcattgtaattaattaattaattaattacatccccactggatgctacaaatgcctcgtttgtaatgggtgttcggtcaatcacaatgcactgcatAGCTGACCAATCAacgtacacctcgcttttcagaccgatgagctttgtaaaaatcggcgtgtttcagaaaggcggggcatagaggagaaacaataatgtacagtactgtggaattttttttcttccttaaaccccataaacacatttcattacaccaaatacacaaaacagtgttctttttttagcaatgtcatatgaccccttcaagACTCACCAGCGTAAAAGACACTTATAGTAGATAAACCATCACATactatgaaataatattttatttgtaagtatTGACTGGctgattttgctttagtatacaTGCAGTATGTATAGTATGACTCGTTGACAAGTGTTTTTTTTACTGACATGAATGTTATGCATAATAAGTGGTTCATACAGTTCAGTACACATATAGGAGTTAGCTTATGTTTTTATTAGAAATACATGACATAGGGTTGTAACaccagaaatacatttttttttctggtgggcAGCATAACAAGATCCAAACATCCATGGTCTCTTGTTCTGcatgcatcaaaataaataaataaaataaaataaaaaactaagctTTATCTatcaaattatatatgtttttttttttttataatttgccaTAGCATATggtgtttgtctttgttttgtttttgttttttgttgccaTTGCAAAATTACAGAAAGTCAAAGTGGAGAATTGAGAGGAACATGAGCAGTAAAAGACCACAAGCAGGTTTTGGTTGCCCAAGCATTTCCCACAAGGCTGTGGATCTGTCACCATATTGGTGTTTGTCACTGACAATGATCCCCACATTCTAAATCCTAATGCAAACTTTATAAAACAGTTTGTTTGGGAACCAGATTACAAAGTTATGTGtttcaattaatttcaaaaaGCCTGATGAATTTAAATAGACAGtagattttatattaaaatatttttatacatacagtataaggCAGTTTGGGTGAATCACCACCCAAAAAGAGGGTGCAAAATTTCTGATCTAGAGGTTACAGCTTGATACACAGATTAGCCAGGCTTGTGCAGACCCAAAAATGGGTCCAAATTATAAATCACAGAAGCACATTCTTCTCAAAAGATATTGAGCACACCATTCCATTTCAAGCTTATAAACACAGTTTGTGGGTGCGTTTCAGGAAGCTGTAGACTTGGAAAGTCTCAGAATATTTTTACTGTTTCACATAAGAGTGAGATTGATGTcattttatttgcatctgcaATATCTGAAATTATTCCAAAATTTCTGGCCAAGCATTCAGTAACCGCAGCAGACCAAACATTTACATTCTGCTCTAGGCAGTTGAGAACATCACTGTGCCATGATGTAAAAGGGTGTGTTACACACCTACATTCTTCAGTGCCAGTTTGCAAGGGAAAAAGGGACATTACTGAGCTAATTTTAAGACCTCTGCTTGTCAAGCTCTGACATTGCATCTTAGAGGTCTAGTTATATTTTCAGACAATTGTTATGTGGCTGGCATTTTGAATTCCTGCTCTATATCTGTTCAGGCTCAGCATCCATGCAGGTTTCCCATGGATTTCTAGGCATCTGTGGCATGGAGACTATCAACAGACCTATTCCACTGAGGAAGAGCAGGACAAAAGCTGTACACGCACACGCAAACGACCAGGAATAGTAATACTCGATCCAGATAGTTTCCTCACTTTCTATCATCCTCTTGACTGACTGACGCATTACCTCTACTGAGATGATAGCACACAGACCTGAGGACAGAAAAAGATAAGAAAATCATGTACAGTGGCCTcaaaagtattttcttttttcctatgTGAAATGTGACGTGTACTTGTGGTATCTTTCCTGTTTTTGGACACAATATTTCAATAAGGTAATTTTCTAAAATGCAGTGTGTAAATTATTAGATGTTCCATCCTACCTGCAAAAGCAAAGAACATGCCAGCAGGCTTGTACAGATAGTCATTTCCCTTTCTGAGGGAACCCAACACACACAATGTGCCCAGAATCATGAAGACAAGACTGAAGATGGCTATGGCAGCTGCTGAGATGTTGTATTCTGAGTAGAGAAATCAGCAAGAGCTACATGTCAAtgattttcaaatataatatgataataaatctcaaatctaaaaaaatatgaaaccctgcccccctgatGGTGCCCCACTGGGAGCTGGTGCCCTACGCAAACTGTGTACTCTGCATGTAGGAAACAGCGCTACTGAATGTCTATTATACCTATGATTCTTTCCCATTTCATCACCCAAAGTACATACAGCAATAGTAATGGTGCACCACAGCATTCTCCAACCAATAAACTACAATGTAAAGTCAGTTGGTTTTACTATGAACTCACCTCTTTGAGTTTTAACTTCAAAGATCTCAGAATCTTCCCCTGGTGTGAAGTGTCTGAAGTAAGTGCAGTTgatttctgaaaaagaaaaaagaaggttTTTCCTATTTATTATCATGgaaaacttcatttatttttaataattcaactcaaattgtgtgattcgtgtattaaataaattcaatgcacacaagtTGTTTAAGTctttgagatagtgaattggtgcatttgtgttaaaggtcccgttcttcgtgattccatgttttaaactttagttagtgtgtaatgttgttgttcaagtataaataatatctgtaaaattctaaagctcaaagttcaatgccaagcgagatattctatttaacagaatttgcctacaacgaacgacctgtttggactacatccctctagttcctgcagtaatgacgtcactaaaacagttttttgactaacctccgcccacatgaatactcaaataagggggcgtggtcttgttgcgctctgacagagaagaggaagagctgcgtttgtgtttgtcgccatgtcatctaaacgctgttattttcatctcggagtccaatcatctttgtttgggcttcccagggatgctgtacttcgagattaatggttacaatttattttttacttggttcccgaaaattataatccacatgtaaaactatatgCAGCACATTTTTCTGAGGACAGtgagcttcctcaatctcaatcagtttaatgctggattcgcacaaagattattcttgaaagatggagcagttccctctttgtctggagaaggcgttgtttatggaccaaaaccggtaagtgtattttattatttaagttggtgcgtttaacagtttctgtaacttattacacaaagggcaacgctctTTAGCTTTGTTAACGagatgttagggctgtgaaaaaaaatcgaatgggattttcatgcgcatctcatcagtaaaaccgctcctgtgattataagtacatctccagcacatgcattcttttactgtctgttgttcagatcaggattgccaggttttcaaaacaaatcctgcccacttgcttctcaaaactacttcaaaactagcccaatcgtgtttccaggagggcagcgtgctctaagctggtgtcaaatcacaacacaggaaccactggcccaatcagaactcgttacgtatttctgaaggagggactttatagaacaaggaagtcatcagcccgtttttataacacgtccccttggaattataaggttctatctgacatttttgtctaaattgagttattcacatattcttattctgtgacaatttatttacattatgtgatgctttattttaagttgtgtacattttgggattttttattgaaaaaacaaaaaggttctatctacagaagtctatggaacacataaactttaaagctcaatatctcaaaactactcagaacgcagatagaaccttataattccaaggggacgtgaattgtgtgaaaaatactgtgtttttttacacgtgaaacatgaacacatgttatattgcacactgtaaacacaatcaaagcttcaaaaaagcacgaaaaacgggaactttaaatgtgagtcaaaatcatcacaattaaaagaaccaatgacttaaactacttcagtctgtgtgcactgaatttatttaatacacgagtcacacaatttgagttgaattgctgaaataaattaacttttccacaacattctattttattgagatacacctgtatattttaaagaaacatgatttaagaatgtttaagtGAAAATCTATTTtgtattctggaaaaaaaaaatatagctaaaaAACTTTTGCTGATCAGTGTCTAATTATAAGCATGGGGCTATTCAGCCCCTCACAAGAATTCTTGTGTGAGTCACCTGTTTACTTATGTGTCAACTGCAGAGTATTTTTTTACATCCCATGTAATTTCACAAGCAGCTAAATATAAAAGCTGAGTTATTTGACAACTGTTAGTCTCAGAGTTTGCTCCATGGCACTGCCATGTGTGACACAGAATGAACATATGAGGCAACAGAAGACTAAATGCTCTACAGATTAAATGCTCTAATGAGACAATCGATGTTTAAAAAGGCAGAACAGGTTTGTAACAAAATCTTTCAGTCTGGTGTTGTTCACCTGGAATGGTATtgctttattttaagaaatgactAATGATGAGATGTAGGTCTTGTTTCACAACTATATTTTTCCATGATGACTGACAAAATATGTAGTTCTCCGTGGCATATTGAGATACTATTTCAAATTGtgccaaataaaaaacaaacggtAGAATCAAGTGCCTTGTATTGATGTGATGCACAAAAACAGCCTCTCAGGAACATATCACTtgtctatattttttaaatatgacacAGAGCAAAGCTTATTTTGAATAGTCAGGCACTTCCTGAATCTGTCATGGATCTAAAATGGGATGACtgtaaaaggtttttgtctttcaGACCTGCCTGTCAGTTTGTACCACCACATCCTGTCATGTTCAAATAAAATCAATGCCTCTTTTTGATCTGCATTTCAAGGCAGCACCAATAAACTAGAGAGAAGAAGCATTCACGTCAAGTAATTCATATATATTTACTAATGCTACAGGTATAGACCAGGAAAATCTTGATATGTTCTGAAAAATAGATATGTCACTGTTAGCATAatataagtttacattttttcccTATAGAGTTCCCTGATGATTTGGGAACTCAGTCAAAAGAGGGCCAATAGGTGTGCCTGTGTTGTGAAAAAGGTGGTAGGCATCTATACTGTTCTCTCAGATGTGACTGTCAGTCACAGTAGTGGAATTGTACCACACTTAAATTCAGAGTGTCTCCCCACTTGAGACAGCTGATTATTTACACAGCCTAATTATAGTTTGTACTGACTACATTTACGAGGGCAGTCACACACGTCCTCACACAGCTGCTATGTTTTaacatattaaacaaaaataaatgtaactgttaaATTCAAGTTTggggcaaataataataataatgaaaattacaATTTACAGATCAGCATATTTAATATGGTTAGTGTTAGGTGTCGCGGCTTTGGGGATTATGAAGGCAGCATaaatttatgattttaataattgaattgtAAATGTAAGTCATCTGTTTAATTATaacataatcattattattatgttgttattATGGCTGTATGTAGAGTATGAATAGCATCTAACAATATAATTAGTGCAAAGAAAATACTGCtatttatatttgtgtaaactgtatctgtcaatatttacattatacatacaaacatacatacatacatacatacatacatacatatatacatacattatatatatatatatatatatatatatatatatatatatatatatatatattatatatatatatatatatatatatatatatatatatatatatatgtatatatatatatatatatatattatatatatatatatatatatatatatatatatatatatatatatatatatatatatatatatatatatatatattatatatatatatatatattatatatatttaaccacTATCATCAGGGCTTTATCACTTCCTGTCTGTCAGGTTTAGAGTCAGAAATAGTCCACAACTTTTAGGCACTTCCTGTCATCCTGCTTACAGCTTTCCCACTTTAGCAGTGATTTGTCGAAGTTGTCATAGGACCTAAATAAGTCCCACAGACAGGTAAATCCCAGAAGATCTGCAGACCAGCCATGAGCCTGGGCCTAAAAGACTAAGGAACTCTCTGTGTGAAGACTCTCCAATTACACAGTCATTTGAAGGAGGAAGGAGCTAAATTTGGGCAAAGtttgaaggaaaaaaatattttgctttaaataattaacttgtggttaattatttttcttcaaaataatagcaaagtcatcaaaactatgaaaaaaagaatgGATGAGTGGGAATAATGTATAgactaaaactgtaaaaaaaaatatatcttacatATAAAAACTtatctactttttaaaataaaaatattatattttggcATCTTCAAAGTAGCCATCATTTACAGCTCtgcacattcattctcttaacaaactaattattaattttctaattattcaataaatgacTGGAGAAATTACCATGTATGCAAGGCATGCTATCCATGCCTTTTTATCAGTTATGTcaatttttatgttcattttctaCAAATataatcaccatcatcatcattattacatTTCGTCCATGTAAAACACAGACCTTTAGATCATCAGCTTTTAAGATAAGGATAAATTATAGAGATAAAGTGTCAACCCTAATCCTATTTTGATCCTGTACAATTCTGTCTAACAATTATGTCTAATTCTTCCCTAACACTTTGACaaataattagttaataattttcattaataacattcacaaacatttttattatataatacctAAAGCCATTATTAGACAGTTAGGAAGAATTAGAAATATGATTAACttgatatatttttatgttcatatataatcatgtacatgtatatatagtgctttgttaaacattatataatagtTGTTAATGAGAGTAAATGAGAACCTTACCAATACTTTTTCTTTAGGAATACGTTTGTATTTGCACTTGTTCTTTTCCATTCCACAGTATAACATTTTTCATTCGGCATATTGTTTGACATGTATCTTTTGCTAACTGCTTTGGTTATTggcattaaacattatataatgtgttgtaaaataaaaatcaatttcacACTTTAGAGATCTGGAGGTAGGGACTAAATAACCAGATAGATTAAAGATTAACTAATAGCCTTATCTAATAAGACACACTCTCCTATTATTTTAAAGTTACCGCAAAAATGTATCATGAAGCAATACACCTTACAATTTTATGTTAACATATGCtctttaacttttaacttttgaATCAACTTTTTTAAGAAATTGTTGATTTAAACCATTTAGATTTCAATCAGATGCCTCCAGTTTCACTTTAACTAGCCTTGgtgctttaaaaagaaatgtttcaccTGCTTTACCTCAAAAAGaagacaacaacaataacaaaaaccaAATTACATAAACATTATGAAGAGTCTTTATGATCTTGAGCAAGAGAACCAGGCAGTCCTGTTTATCTGATCAACATTTTTCGCTTTGTCACTTACCCCCCGGTAAACTGATAGGTCCACAGCCTTTACCAATTAATTCCTCATCCTCAATATAGATGTGTTTCTTACAAAGTTTCCAAAGGCCAAAGTGGGCTGCCTCACATGTTGCGTTTACGTTCTCCACTCGAGGACTCAACACGGCCCAGTGGTCTGTCACCACTGCTGTTAACATGCACACCGAGCCTACCATTATCACAAAAAACAAGATTTTTGTCTTGGTTTCCTTCTGCATTTTGTCCAGTATCCACGGCttatggacaaataaaatggaaaatgacACAAGATAAGAATCACTAACAGTACAGAACAGAGACCTGGTCCAGTTCGTTCTTGATTCTTAAGGTCTCTGTGCAGGACTTTGCTTGTGCATGGATAAAAGGAAGCAAATGCTAGTGTCCTAGTATTTATGCTGAGAGGTCAGACTCAAACCACAGCTGTTGAAGCTCGTCAGTAAAGCTGATGGCCAAATGGACTTGTCTCACATGAGGTCTTTGGCGGCTGAGTTGGGCTTCTATATATGTGTGCTGTGAGTCTAATATTTGGCTGTTGACAGATCAGGTTTAATCTGCCATTACTAGGGCGTGACAATTGCATGACAAGAATTAATCATTAGGTATAAGTGGGACTGAATATAATGTGAGGCAAACTGGACTAAATTTAACTCTTAAAAACTTAAGAAAAGTATATTTTAAGTCTAGAAGAGCTGATAAGTTAAACAGCGATTCAATTCTATAAGAGCTTTCAAAATAGACTCAATCAGGGCTCGACATTAAGTCTTGACATGTGCTTGTCCTTCGTATAAGTAAATCAGTCATTCACATGTCCGAGTAAAAAAATTACTTGTCtggggcaatatatatatatatatatccaatctGAAGCAATGGTCTCATCAGTGCTCTGTGAGGTCTTACTTTAATCAGCATAATTGtgatatttgccttaaattgacttctaagacacttttt
This genomic window from Carassius gibelio isolate Cgi1373 ecotype wild population from Czech Republic chromosome A6, carGib1.2-hapl.c, whole genome shotgun sequence contains:
- the LOC128015466 gene encoding voltage-dependent calcium channel gamma-1 subunit-like isoform X1, with translation MQKETKTKILFFVIMVGSVCMLTAVVTDHWAVLSPRVENVNATCEAAHFGLWKLCKKHIYIEDEELIGKGCGPISLPGEINCTYFRHFTPGEDSEIFEVKTQREYNISAAAIAIFSLVFMILGTLCVLGSLRKGNDYLYKPAGMFFAFAGLCAIISVEVMRQSVKRMIESEETIWIEYYYSWSFACACTAFVLLFLSGIGLLIVSMPQMPRNPWETCMDAEPEQI
- the LOC128015466 gene encoding voltage-dependent calcium channel gamma-1 subunit-like isoform X2; this encodes MLTAVVTDHWAVLSPRVENVNATCEAAHFGLWKLCKKHIYIEDEELIGKGCGPISLPGEINCTYFRHFTPGEDSEIFEVKTQREYNISAAAIAIFSLVFMILGTLCVLGSLRKGNDYLYKPAGMFFAFAGLCAIISVEVMRQSVKRMIESEETIWIEYYYSWSFACACTAFVLLFLSGIGLLIVSMPQMPRNPWETCMDAEPEQI